TAGAGACTTTGGTTTTATCATCACCATTGACTTTATAAGATGGCTCGATAAGAAGCAGATGACGGTTAGTAGCTCCCGAACGAGAATACATGGTGTCGGAAAATGGTACATTCTCCAAGTCAGCCTCACCATATATTTTCTGAACAGTGCGAATAGGTGTGGCGAGCCGGGCCCTATGATGGCTGATAACCCTGAGGAGATCCAAGAGAATTGCCTCCTGCACATCAATTGGCAGCTAATAGTTCAGATACTTGAATAACCACTGCCACATTCTGTAGCAACTTAAAGCTATGTCCAAATCAAGGTGATTAtcagcacaaaaaaaaaaaatgaataaataagaaCTAAAAGTTAGCTAAACATGGTGTTTGGAATACCTTCTAATTTAAAGActtttgaaattagaaaaaaagttACCATAGCTtacattttattcaaatttattttaaatgacatttGTTGGtctattttcaaaagttattagatcgattataaatatgtttttatttcttaCCACATATTTTAaggattttttattaaatactttcATGTTGTTTTTTAGATAATCTATCTCTCAGAGTGTTTCTTCAAAGAGagagttttaaatttaattcaatctTTTTGAACTACTActtattaagattttttttaagaaccaTTCTCGATCATCTAAAATTAGTCAATAAGCTAATACCAAATAtactttaaattattaatttttttcaaaagtgcTTACAGAAaaggggtctttttaaatatcaaaaaatatttaaaaatatttacaatttataaAGCACTTGGAacttttttgctataaagtataaatattttttggatttttctatttataagaatttccttatagaaaaatcaattttatattaaaagcaTTTTTTCTCCAAAGTTATTCCAAAATCCAAACATGCGATATAGTACAAGCCAAGGTCAACCATATAGTTCTAGAACACCAAAATATAGTCGTACCTTGACACACAGGTATTCTTCAAAACGAGAAGTTTTCACAAAGCAAGAAACCATAATCTGCAGGaacaaaaagaaattggttATAACTTTGTAggggaaaaaaatagaatattgaaaATACAGAACATCCTCCACGAAAAAAATGAAGGCAAGAGTGTTGCAGGTTTCGGCCCTAAAGAGGAAGactataatatttaaaatggaTATCAGATTTACTTGCTGGGTAATACTGGCCAATCAGTTACATCAAAATGGCAAAAGATAAAAAACAATGTAATGAATCAAAGTATTTGGTATTTGATCTACAATATGGTAAGTAATTACAGCatgattaaaagaaaatatcttCTCTAAAGCTATCTGCAACCAGATTAAGAAATTGCCATGATAGATGCAGCATACAAAATACTATGAAGGAATAGCTCAATTATCATCTGCACCAATGACTCCCTCACCCACCACTTGACTCTCTTCAAAACTACCATTCCCTCCCCCCACCATTATCTTAACCAAAGTTTCGTGATTGACTGGTCAGTCTTGGGGGAAAACGAAGCAAATATGTAAATTGGGAGTTTTACAAAGTGTCCAAAGACGTTCAAAAGACATGCCCTATTGTCTTGACTTGGTTGTTTATGGTGCTTCCAATTGGAGTACACGGTGAACCCTATTGTAACTACACATCTTTAAAGCTTTACCAAATAATATTTAAGTTCTCAATTTCCTGTTTGTTAATTAACATTTGATTTGACCGATCACAGTCTAGCACATGTGAACTAATTTAAGTATGAAACAGAAGGGTGATAACTAGAGCCAATTTGTACCATAAGAGCCTGGTTTTCAGGATTGACATTATCCAAAAAAATTCTGCGGTGTAACCTTTGCTGTTCAACTTGAGGATTCTTGGACAAAACTTTGCGCATATCAGCTACAATATACTGGACATTGAAACCAAATTTTTATTAGACGGCATATAATGGGAAGAACATAGGGTAAACAGGTGTGAAAGACAAATTGATTCTCACATTAATCTTATTAACATCCAAGTGGCTGATGGCAAGATGAGTCTTGATACGCCAATGAGTCTTCTGGGTAAGATTCCTCACAATACTAACAGTAAATTTGTGATTTGGAATATGGACCGCTTCACGATCATCGCCTCGGATGATGGTTGGCGACCACCAACCAACGTGCTTGCAtttgggaaaagaaaaaatccATGTCAGAAAGGAAAATCAACCAAAACTTGAGAAATTCTAAAACCAAATCGATATGTTCTCCCTTTTGCTCTTATCAACATATTTCTTAAGGTGATGGTGGTGCTAAAGAGTTACAAACCTCAACCGTTCCTGATACTTCGTATCCATCGATCTTTGTTTGAATCCATTCATTTACCACAAATGGTCGTGTTGCATGAATCATGACACTTGAAAGGAAGTTGGTAAATATCTGCATACATCAAAATTATGGAATAAACTTGTCTGGTGAAAGACCGTCTAATAAACGGAAAGAAGACAGTGACTTCCGAATTGTAATGGCACATTCtacaattaacctaaaaatatTGTAAGGTCATAATTGTAACATTCATAAACGAGAATGTGTAGGAGAGTGAAGGTTTACCTCACGACCAGCAAGGGTAAGCAATACAGTTCCAAGACCCCCAGCTGTGAGCCACTTCTGGGTTGAAAAGCCGAGCAACTCCATGAACAATGAAAGAGCAGCAATCCAGACTGCAGTGTAAACAGCTTTCCCGGCAAAATCAAAGCCCATCTATCATTAATGAAGTcaagtttaaaaagaaattaaagataTCCAAGTTATGTAGGCATGTAAGGTTAGCTTTGTAATTGCTTTgattttatttagtatagttggTAGCGTTTATCTATGACTTTGCTCTCCACCATTAAGTTGTCCATTCAATAGCTAGCGGGAATTGTTTTAAAGGGTATCCACACAACAAAAAATATCCACCCTCGTTCAAACTGGAAATGATTAATGGCGAGGAGATGTACAAATGAcaccaaaagaagaagaatgggaAGATGAAATTAGAGAGGATGTCATACATTTCTTGCATCACTCGAGTCATTTGATTCAGAAGCAAATTTTTGTACTTGTTGAATCAAGCTGCATCAAGGTTAAGGCCTGTTAGAATCAAAATTCATGATATGGTCCAATCAGACAAACAATTAACGAGGCTAAATTATCCATTTCAGTAGACGAATAAAAAATGATGCATTTTATCTCATAAACATGCAATCAAGCATGTATCAGCGAAATTcgaagaagacatgcaaattttAAGATATCAGCGACCCCAATCAGTTTAGCAACACTTAAATTGAAGATGAACATCActcaataaaaaatttcacaGGCAAATTTGAAGCCCAAAACCACCTGGATATACAATAGGCAAATGCGAGAACAGTAGATAAAGATCTAACAAAATTCAGAAGTCGTTGTTTGACAGCCTGACTGGCTACTGAAGGTAAAACTACTGGATCCAATGCCCTGAAAGAAAACTGCTACAATTAGTACCCATATCATCATCAGCCAAAGATTGCTAGCCCTAATAGTGCAGACTACAGATATGAGCTCACCTGCAAATCAGCGTAGCTCCAGTCCAAAGCAGTAAAGGCTGAACATAAGAAGTCGTAACATAGTATGTACTACTTTTCTTCCAACTGCCATCTGGCTCCTGCAACAAAATTTCCATAACTAATCAGGCTGATCAGGTGTTTGCTCTACTAGCTCAATACaatcaaattatatattaaGATCAATACATGAAGAAATAGAATCCTCCCCAAACGCATAAGAGGTCCAACACCCCAAGCAGCAAAAGCAATGACACAAGCTGCTGGAATTAATTTAAGTAACAGAGGACTGCCACGTAAAGCATCATAAGACCTGGGAGAAAATTGCAGTAACCGGATCAGTATCTGATGGGCACAAAAAAACATGATGGACAAAAGGAAATAGCCAACCAAGTCAGATTAAAGCATTTGGTGCATGTCAAGTTCAATAACCAACTTAATGGTCACTATTCCATTGAAAATGATGTTAAAGAATATTTAAGATACAAATTAACCGACTGTGATTTGCACCATTAACAATCAATGCATGCAGAAAGCAGCAATGTCAACTAGCTTTCCAAGATTAATGAGACAGATTATAATTTTATGACGATAAGTAATAGCACTAGAAGTCAACAAGTTCTACGGTTTGGGATAGACTACTACCAAAAGGAAATGCATTTTCTTTCCTCTGCTATAGCACTCCATATCAAATGAAATCATACCTTGTCAAAACCACAGCTGCAGATTTTAGAACAGCAGTCCCAGCTCCACCACCTGATTCCAGAACAGATCGACACACAAAAACATTTGCTCTGGAAGACACAGGATACATCGGGCGTCTTACACTCTGTAAGAGCTGAAGACTTCCAGGATCGTGCCTCTGacaattaaataaagaaagttATCTGTAGCATCAAGCATCCAAATAATGTTGAAAACGTCATACTTTCACCAACTAAAAGAATGCAGAGGATTTTATGAGCTTCCACATACACTGAGAGAGCATCAATTTACACATAATACACACAGAGACACATAGAGAGAGAACAAATCTTCTACATGTAACCCTTAATTAGACggaaaaaaaaatgtcgaaTGTTGAATTTGAAAAGTATTTCATCCATACCAGACCGTGTGATGTAGGAACTATAGTAACAAGATGTAGACGAGTCTTTCCCTTGACACTCTGCAGTGTGGGTTGaaatcaataaatgaaaattagagTTGTCGGCCTTTAATAAAAGCATTGACCACATCAAACAAAAGTTTGTgaatgacatacaatatgtagCTTGTTGCATCCATGAACACTTTGAATCCCCAATTTATGTGAAAATTGGGTTGAACCAGGATGAACCATCGTTGAATGAGCTGAAAACAGTGATGTGCAAGGATAGTATCCCAATGCAGATTAAGTTAGTTTGTACACTGAACCCCGTAAAAGGGGCTCAATAATGTAGTGAGATTTCTTGGTTCAGAGCTCAGCAATTTACAATAGAATGTCTAGTACCTGTCATAACCAATAGCTAATTTTTATACTGCAAGCAAGCAAGCAAGTAAAGAAAACAATCAACTAACAAATTACACATCGATGGTTCAGCTTTCCCAAATAAGACATTCACCATGAAATCGACAATAATAAGATAAATGCAATGAGAGAGTTAGGGAGATTACATCTacttaatttggattatatcaaatgataaaaaaaaactcaaattaacaaaataactGAAAGCAACTAACTCAAACTGACAATAAGAAATATTGTAATAGCACTAGTAGCTTTATGAAACAGTGAACAGGGGGAATAATTATAAGAATAATCAACTCCCGCGATTAAAAGTTTCACTTTCCCGCgaatatttaatttcaaatcctgacatcattcatccattaaaTTAAAGGTTAAACCTAAACAGAAAAACAAACcctaatatttcaaatttccTAATCCTTCGCTACATTTTCAGTACAAAATCCCCCCCATTTCCGCCACGAAATCGACGGAAAATCTTCTGAACAAAGTATTTGCAGCTAACAGAGGCTTAAATCAAACACACAAATTACTTtatttcaacaaacacaaacagAGATAAACTTCAAATTTCCCTACAAAAACAAACGGAAAAATAAGAATTCTAAAAAATCTCAGGTAAGAAATTGAGGTTGAAATCCTGTAAACTATTACCTCGAGAatcaaaagaagagaaaagtaAGGGAAATCTCGGTTATCGACTTTGCTCTAAATAGAAACCTAGCACCGGCAGCGTAGACGCAAGAAGAAGGTCCAAATGGAAGAAATTCCCGGTCGACGTAGGGGCGTAAGGGTTCAAATGCCAGCGTGGACCAATCAAAATGCAGCGGCGTTGGAtagaaattattataaatttttacaGTGTAAATTTATGTGGCGGCTGGAGCTCGGTTGGTCTTAAGGTTCGTATTTGCGCGTGTCGCTTCTGGTTCCCATTTTGCCAGGCACTCCTTTCGCTTCTCTTGATATTTGTGTCCAACTCTATCcacccttttctttttcccttcctttaaatcaaatcatttgaaaaaatgtccctaaattttttgtcctttcaaaattttacactttttattatttatgattttaatttagttcttaaattttaaaatattacaattttaatttttaatatttgagttttattctaattttcttttttttttagtaaatttcaatatttacatttttaactt
This genomic window from Benincasa hispida cultivar B227 chromosome 4, ASM972705v1, whole genome shotgun sequence contains:
- the LOC120076907 gene encoding mechanosensitive ion channel protein 3, chloroplastic-like, whose amino-acid sequence is MVHPGSTQFSHKLGIQSVHGCNKLHISVKGKTRLHLVTIVPTSHGLRHDPGSLQLLQSVRRPMYPVSSRANVFVCRSVLESGGGAGTAVLKSAAVVLTRSYDALRGSPLLLKLIPAACVIAFAAWGVGPLMRLGRILFLHEPDGSWKKSSTYYVTTSYVQPLLLWTGATLICRALDPVVLPSVASQAVKQRLLNFVRSLSTVLAFAYCISSLIQQVQKFASESNDSSDARNMGFDFAGKAVYTAVWIAALSLFMELLGFSTQKWLTAGGLGTVLLTLAGREIFTNFLSSVMIHATRPFVVNEWIQTKIDGYEVSGTVEHVGWWSPTIIRGDDREAVHIPNHKFTVSIVRNLTQKTHWRIKTHLAISHLDVNKINYIVADMRKVLSKNPQVEQQRLHRRIFLDNVNPENQALMIMVSCFVKTSRFEEYLCVKEAILLDLLRVISHHRARLATPIRTVQKIYGEADLENVPFSDTMYSRSGATNRHLLLIEPSYKVNGDDKTKVSSRSTRPSNEEKEAKQEAVSTSGTKAPDTTGSTSNLDMKTDDKKSISPSGTTPKPSTGSISNTQTPNLSTSISEQSSAEKPITSNEIKGLNSKDNMTRGTPPKRSPSASGPISEKADIPSSSSQNKLDSEKPSASPSVARPPLEENIVLGVALEGSKRTLPIDEDLDSKEVSTQRNGCEFPTNSKDMKDGQMPAVPGATKND